In Chryseobacterium gleum, a single genomic region encodes these proteins:
- a CDS encoding polysaccharide deacetylase family protein: protein MKYIKQSVLLLASTIVLMSFSDAHDKDKREKKELSQAQAPTKKYWPNGAQLVISVSMQFETGGQPEGAESPFSGTPLPKGQPDLPAESWYRYGGNEGIYRMLDLWKKYDIKVTSHVVGTAAEKYPDVAKAIAKGGHEIAAHGIAWDNQWNKSYADELNFVKQGVDVVEKITGQKAVGYNCNWLRRGPNTLKVLQELGFLYHIDDLSHDEPFITKVKGKNFVIIPYTLRNNDIVTIEGKHWSPDQFLAQLKFEFDRLYEEGASKRRMMSISFHDRIGGTPAMVHAMEEFIRYTREKQGVVFMRKDDIAKMVMNDPDTPVDNSEEKFNK, encoded by the coding sequence ATGAAATATATAAAACAATCCGTATTGTTGCTTGCTTCAACAATCGTTTTAATGTCCTTTTCTGATGCTCATGATAAGGATAAAAGAGAAAAAAAAGAGCTGTCTCAGGCACAGGCTCCGACCAAAAAATACTGGCCTAACGGCGCTCAGCTGGTTATTTCCGTTTCTATGCAGTTTGAAACAGGCGGACAGCCCGAAGGTGCTGAAAGTCCTTTCAGCGGAACTCCCCTGCCCAAAGGACAACCTGATCTTCCCGCAGAAAGCTGGTACCGGTATGGCGGAAACGAAGGAATTTACAGGATGCTGGATCTATGGAAAAAATATGATATCAAAGTGACTTCTCATGTGGTGGGAACTGCTGCTGAAAAGTATCCTGATGTGGCAAAAGCTATTGCAAAAGGAGGTCATGAAATTGCCGCTCATGGCATTGCCTGGGATAATCAATGGAATAAAAGTTATGCTGATGAGCTGAATTTTGTAAAACAGGGTGTAGATGTGGTGGAAAAGATTACCGGTCAGAAAGCGGTAGGTTATAACTGTAACTGGCTGAGAAGAGGACCGAATACGCTTAAAGTATTACAGGAATTGGGCTTTTTATATCATATAGATGACCTGAGCCATGATGAGCCTTTTATTACAAAAGTAAAAGGGAAAAATTTTGTAATCATTCCCTATACGTTACGGAACAATGATATCGTTACTATAGAAGGAAAGCATTGGAGTCCGGATCAGTTTCTGGCACAGCTGAAGTTTGAATTTGACCGTCTTTATGAAGAAGGAGCTTCTAAGAGAAGGATGATGAGCATCAGTTTTCATGACAGGATTGGTGGTACACCGGCAATGGTGCATGCCATGGAGGAATTCATCAGGTATACCAGAGAAAAGCAAGGCGTTGTCTTTATGAGAAAAGATGATATTGCAAAAATGGTAATGAATGATCCCGATACTCCGGTCGATAACAGTGAAGAAAAGTTTAATAAGTAA
- a CDS encoding TonB-dependent receptor has translation MKNKKQGNFLPKAGIIAFTFLFFNLAEAQQQLIELSGSIKNTGTSKGLDSVKLQIENTQDTALTDQSGNFKLRTRVTIPFRVVIQKDGFTSQTVEILSPSNKITVGLNPQNTIIDDVVISASRVPEKILRSPIAIEKIDIKTIRESPAASFYETLENVKGLQLLTSSLTLKIPNSRGFNSPNNFRFMQLVDGVDVQSATLGVPLGNAIGPTELDIQSMEVTPGAASALYGMNAINGLASLQTKDPFTSEGISVYFRGGVNHVDNVNHKISSLGESAIRFAKVINKNFAVKVNASYFSGTDWISNNLTDQNSGSLVTANPNFALANNPAEDLWNKYGDERNNRVAVKVDYNGKPTTFNVSRTGYLEKDLVSPDVKNIKFDAGLYYRFGNQWRTSYVYRYGLLDGTFQRGNKIRLQNATVQNHKVELTGRELTFRAYVSIENTGDSYNLKPLADNLDLTNLSNTNWKNIFQTALQNSLNAGTNLNDAFILARQEADKNRAVPGTAAFEQLKNTIIGINNWDSANAGVAGAPATGGAKLEQKSRFYQGELTYDFSRFVKIFSLLAGVDYRLYSITPDGNNFVDFNRPVNERNIPLADGTFGKDVIYQKYGAFAQITKLFFDDKLKINAALRIDRNPEFEAKLNPRVSVVYSPVKEHNFRASFQNGYRFPSLFEALSFVNNGNVRRVGGLSKVNDGLGYLENSYTLASIDKFTSAVNADMDAGKNQSQAAQDNKQLLTVANLQKLQPEKINSFEVGYKSTFFNNKLVLDWDFYYNIYEGFLGQVEVAVPKNSQVGSNAAVLAMLDRSKQDRYRVYTNSNSTYKSYGTSLGIRYNITGNYNVNTNVSYNDLASNNSSDLFITAFNTPKWMVNVSVGNREIVKNIGFTLVARWQSSFMWESPLASGEIPAYYTIDAQATWKLPEIHANIKIGATNLLNRRYFQYAAGPEIGGLYYLAFTYDLKL, from the coding sequence ATGAAAAACAAAAAGCAGGGAAATTTTCTACCAAAAGCAGGCATTATTGCATTTACATTTCTATTTTTTAACCTGGCAGAAGCTCAGCAGCAACTTATAGAGCTTAGTGGAAGCATCAAAAACACAGGAACAAGCAAAGGTCTTGACTCCGTAAAATTACAGATCGAAAACACGCAGGATACCGCATTAACCGATCAATCGGGTAATTTTAAGCTCAGAACAAGGGTTACCATTCCTTTTCGGGTAGTGATTCAGAAAGATGGTTTTACCAGCCAGACGGTTGAAATACTTTCACCTTCCAACAAAATAACGGTAGGACTTAATCCTCAGAACACGATCATTGATGATGTCGTGATTTCAGCCTCCAGAGTTCCGGAAAAGATATTAAGATCACCGATAGCGATTGAAAAAATTGATATTAAAACCATCAGGGAAAGTCCGGCTGCTTCGTTTTATGAAACCCTGGAAAACGTAAAAGGATTACAGCTGTTAACTTCCAGTCTTACGTTGAAAATTCCGAATTCAAGGGGATTCAATTCGCCAAACAACTTCCGTTTCATGCAGTTGGTTGATGGTGTTGATGTACAATCTGCAACACTGGGTGTACCATTGGGAAATGCCATTGGGCCAACGGAACTGGATATCCAGTCAATGGAAGTAACTCCCGGAGCTGCTTCAGCATTGTATGGAATGAATGCCATTAACGGGCTGGCAAGTTTACAGACCAAAGATCCGTTTACTTCTGAAGGAATAAGTGTTTATTTCCGTGGCGGAGTGAATCATGTAGACAATGTCAACCATAAAATAAGTTCCCTGGGAGAAAGTGCCATCCGATTTGCAAAAGTGATCAATAAAAACTTTGCTGTTAAAGTCAATGCCTCTTATTTCAGTGGAACCGACTGGATCTCAAACAACCTGACTGATCAGAATTCAGGATCATTAGTCACCGCCAATCCTAATTTTGCCCTTGCCAATAATCCTGCTGAAGATCTTTGGAATAAGTATGGAGATGAAAGAAACAACCGTGTTGCCGTAAAAGTGGATTACAACGGAAAACCAACCACATTCAATGTTTCCCGAACAGGCTATCTGGAAAAAGATCTGGTAAGCCCTGATGTGAAAAATATCAAGTTTGACGCAGGTTTATATTATCGATTTGGAAATCAGTGGAGAACTTCTTACGTGTATCGTTACGGTTTGCTGGACGGAACTTTCCAGAGAGGAAATAAAATCCGTTTGCAGAATGCCACAGTTCAGAACCATAAAGTAGAACTGACAGGAAGAGAGTTAACTTTCAGAGCGTATGTATCCATCGAAAATACAGGAGATTCTTATAATCTCAAACCTTTGGCAGATAATCTGGATCTGACGAATCTTTCCAATACCAACTGGAAAAATATATTTCAGACCGCACTTCAGAACAGTCTGAACGCCGGAACCAATCTTAATGATGCTTTCATCCTTGCCCGGCAGGAAGCCGACAAAAACAGGGCAGTACCGGGAACTGCTGCTTTTGAGCAACTAAAAAATACCATTATCGGAATTAATAACTGGGATTCGGCCAATGCAGGAGTAGCAGGAGCTCCGGCAACAGGAGGAGCCAAGCTTGAACAGAAATCCCGCTTCTACCAGGGAGAACTTACTTACGATTTCAGCAGATTTGTGAAGATATTCAGCCTTCTTGCCGGTGTAGATTACCGTTTGTACAGCATTACTCCGGATGGAAATAATTTTGTTGATTTCAACCGTCCGGTGAATGAAAGAAATATTCCTTTAGCTGATGGGACCTTTGGGAAAGATGTTATCTATCAGAAATATGGAGCTTTTGCACAGATCACCAAACTTTTCTTTGATGATAAATTAAAAATCAACGCCGCCTTGCGGATTGATAGAAACCCGGAATTTGAAGCCAAACTTAATCCAAGAGTAAGTGTGGTTTATTCTCCTGTTAAAGAACATAATTTCAGGGCGTCTTTTCAGAACGGATACCGTTTTCCATCTTTATTTGAAGCCCTTTCATTCGTCAACAACGGAAATGTAAGAAGAGTAGGAGGCCTTTCAAAAGTAAATGACGGATTAGGCTATCTGGAAAATTCCTACACATTGGCTTCCATCGATAAATTCACCTCAGCGGTAAATGCAGACATGGATGCAGGAAAAAACCAAAGTCAGGCAGCTCAGGATAACAAACAGCTTTTAACAGTAGCCAATCTGCAGAAGTTACAGCCGGAAAAGATCAATTCATTTGAAGTAGGGTATAAGTCTACTTTTTTCAATAATAAACTGGTGCTGGACTGGGATTTTTATTACAATATTTATGAAGGTTTCCTTGGGCAGGTAGAAGTGGCCGTTCCTAAAAACAGCCAGGTAGGAAGCAATGCAGCTGTTCTTGCGATGCTTGACCGAAGCAAACAGGACCGTTACAGGGTGTATACCAACAGCAACAGTACCTACAAAAGCTATGGGACATCTCTTGGAATCCGTTACAATATCACAGGAAATTACAATGTGAACACAAACGTTTCTTATAATGATCTGGCTTCCAATAATAGCTCAGATCTGTTTATTACCGCTTTCAACACTCCGAAATGGATGGTGAATGTAAGTGTAGGAAACAGAGAAATTGTCAAAAATATAGGATTTACCCTTGTTGCAAGATGGCAGAGCAGTTTTATGTGGGAAAGTCCTTTGGCATCCGGGGAAATTCCGGCTTATTATACCATTGATGCACAGGCTACATGGAAGCTGCCTGAAATTCATGCCAATATTAAGATTGGAGCTACCAATTTGCTGAACCGCCGTTACTTCCAGTATGCAGCAGGTCCTGAAATCGGAGGACTGTATTATCTCGCTTTTACTTATGATTTAAAACTGTAA
- a CDS encoding NAD-dependent epimerase/dehydratase family protein produces MQTILGANGQIGEELARELKRNYTSDIRIVSRNAKKVNETDTVFSADLSDRQQAIEAVKGSEIAYFTLGLPMDTGLWEKQFLIILKNVIEACKINGTKLVFFDNTYMYPQNNEILTEQTHFDPVGRKGIVRKQMAEMLLKEMKAGTIDAVICRAPEFYGPGKTQSITNTLIFNAIKDDKKLKVPLKDDKTRSLIWTPDASRATALIGNTPDAYGQTWHLPVDDHKLNYKEFIALASQAYGKEFRYSVIPKLLFAIGSLFSKNAKELLELLPRYQYDNLFDDSKFRKRFPEFQITSYREGIEQIKKEQQKAKKIH; encoded by the coding sequence ATGCAAACTATATTGGGAGCCAACGGACAGATTGGTGAAGAACTGGCAAGAGAACTGAAGAGAAATTATACTTCAGACATCCGCATTGTAAGCAGAAATGCCAAAAAAGTGAATGAAACCGATACTGTATTTTCAGCAGATTTATCAGACAGACAACAGGCCATAGAAGCCGTGAAAGGAAGTGAAATCGCATATTTTACCCTTGGACTTCCTATGGATACAGGTTTATGGGAAAAACAATTTTTGATCATTTTAAAAAATGTTATTGAAGCCTGTAAAATCAACGGAACAAAACTGGTCTTTTTTGATAACACGTATATGTATCCTCAAAATAATGAGATTCTGACGGAACAAACCCATTTTGATCCTGTAGGAAGAAAAGGAATCGTAAGAAAACAGATGGCAGAGATGCTTTTAAAAGAAATGAAGGCTGGTACAATAGACGCTGTTATCTGCAGGGCTCCTGAGTTTTATGGTCCCGGGAAAACTCAAAGTATTACGAATACCCTTATTTTCAACGCTATTAAAGATGATAAAAAACTAAAGGTCCCTTTGAAGGATGATAAAACCAGAAGTCTGATCTGGACTCCTGATGCGAGCCGTGCAACTGCTCTGATCGGAAATACTCCTGATGCCTATGGCCAGACATGGCATTTGCCGGTAGATGATCATAAACTGAATTATAAAGAATTTATTGCTTTAGCTTCTCAGGCCTATGGAAAAGAATTCAGGTATTCCGTAATTCCGAAACTGCTTTTTGCAATAGGATCTTTATTCAGCAAAAATGCAAAAGAGCTATTGGAGCTGCTTCCGAGATATCAATATGATAATCTTTTTGATGATTCAAAATTCAGAAAAAGATTCCCGGAATTTCAGATAACTTCTTACAGAGAGGGAATTGAACAGATTAAAAAAGAACAGCAAAAAGCAAAAAAAATTCATTAA
- a CDS encoding helix-turn-helix domain-containing protein: MKAPEKVTSITALHKYLNLKRPSHPLISVFDFNEVNIDPETILSSVTTDFYVVSIKKDCAGRCKYGQHYYDFEDGIMYFIAPHQVLQFEDIMLAEVRGNVLVIHPDFLQGYPLASTIKDYGYFSYIANEALYLSEKEEKSVTDILDNISREIETNMDGFTQDLLVSNIDLLLKYCDRFYNRQFLTRKKVNHDLLTQLESLLDDYFKNGKLLTDGIPTVQFVAAQMNISPNYLSDMLRVHTGQTTQQHIQNRVIEKAKELLSTTSMTVSEIAYHLGFEHPQSFHRLFKNQTTVSPLEFRKSFN, from the coding sequence ATGAAAGCTCCCGAAAAAGTAACTTCCATCACAGCATTGCATAAGTATCTGAACCTGAAAAGGCCTTCACATCCTTTGATCAGTGTATTTGATTTTAATGAGGTGAATATTGATCCTGAAACGATCCTGAGTTCAGTAACTACAGATTTTTACGTAGTTTCCATTAAAAAAGATTGTGCGGGAAGATGCAAATACGGCCAGCATTATTATGATTTTGAGGATGGAATCATGTATTTTATTGCTCCCCATCAGGTACTGCAGTTTGAAGATATAATGCTTGCTGAGGTAAGAGGAAATGTACTGGTTATTCATCCGGATTTTCTGCAGGGATATCCGCTGGCTTCCACAATCAAAGATTATGGCTACTTTTCATATATAGCCAATGAAGCGCTGTACCTTTCGGAAAAAGAAGAAAAGTCTGTGACAGATATCCTGGACAATATCAGCAGGGAAATTGAAACCAATATGGATGGCTTTACCCAGGATTTGCTGGTTTCCAACATCGATTTGCTGTTAAAATACTGTGACAGATTCTATAACCGTCAGTTTTTAACCCGGAAAAAAGTGAACCATGATCTCCTGACCCAGCTCGAAAGTTTACTGGACGATTATTTCAAAAATGGAAAACTGCTGACCGACGGGATTCCTACGGTACAATTTGTGGCAGCTCAGATGAATATCAGCCCCAACTATCTGAGTGATATGTTAAGGGTTCATACGGGACAGACCACACAGCAGCATATTCAGAACAGGGTGATTGAAAAGGCAAAAGAACTGTTGTCTACTACCTCAATGACTGTTTCCGAGATTGCGTATCACTTAGGATTTGAGCATCCTCAATCCTTCCATCGTTTATTTAAAAATCAGACTACTGTTTCACCGTTAGAATTCAGAAAATCTTTTAATTGA
- a CDS encoding DoxX family protein yields the protein MNNTKTAYFFLRLSMGINFLGHGLVRLVKLQDFASGMMKGFETSWLPQPLVHVFGVTLPFLEFTIGLLLIIGFKTRIAAMAGASLIILLLFGSSTIENWEAMGIQMIYAGLFYILISRIEDNCLALDRK from the coding sequence ATGAATAACACAAAAACAGCCTATTTTTTCCTTCGTTTGTCGATGGGAATCAATTTTTTGGGACACGGATTGGTCCGACTGGTAAAATTACAGGATTTTGCATCAGGAATGATGAAAGGTTTTGAAACGAGCTGGCTTCCACAACCATTAGTACACGTGTTTGGTGTCACGCTCCCTTTTCTCGAATTTACAATTGGTCTGCTGCTAATAATTGGATTTAAAACACGTATTGCTGCCATGGCCGGAGCCTCCCTGATTATCTTACTCCTTTTTGGAAGCAGTACCATTGAAAACTGGGAAGCAATGGGAATTCAGATGATCTATGCAGGTCTGTTCTATATTCTGATCAGCAGAATTGAAGATAATTGCCTGGCTTTGGATCGAAAATAA
- a CDS encoding TSUP family transporter yields the protein MSNSLYPVFLKLENLSLLIIGGGQVALEKLESVLGNSPDTSIKLVAKEIIPEVRILQGQFSNITLHERAYSDHDFNDTDLAIIAVNDIDLAGEIREKAQKKSILVNVADKPDLCDFYLGSIVKKGSLKIAISTNGKSPTIAKRLRETFTEVIPDEMDHVLDNMQHIRNQLTGDFNYKVKELNKITTEYLTDGKVSSKPDKEIEKLISITKTAQRKANIYLAIIGVLLLFGLFGLVVYQFNLSDDIQYFLNKDGHIFYWMLFAGFMAEIVAGSMGMGYGVICTTILLLLNVPPSVVSASIHSAESFTTAAGSFSHYKLGNVNKKMVWVLFPLAIVGSIIGALTLSHYGEHYAHIVKPIIACYTLYLGINILQNAFKDKKSGQVKTKRRTNLSILGLAGGFIDSFAGGGWGPLVTGTLIKEGRIPRYVVGSSTVAKFLLTVTSAITFIFTIGIHHWNIVLGLLLGGVFTAPFSAMLTAKLPTKKMFVVVGIVVIIMSLVTITKSFLS from the coding sequence ATGAGCAATTCTTTATATCCCGTATTTTTAAAACTTGAGAACCTTTCACTGCTGATCATTGGCGGTGGACAGGTTGCTCTTGAAAAACTGGAGTCAGTACTGGGAAACTCTCCGGATACTTCCATCAAACTGGTGGCGAAAGAAATTATCCCTGAGGTCAGAATCTTACAAGGTCAGTTTTCCAATATTACCCTGCATGAAAGGGCATATAGTGATCATGATTTTAACGATACTGATCTGGCCATTATTGCAGTAAATGACATTGATCTGGCGGGGGAAATCAGAGAAAAAGCTCAGAAAAAAAGTATATTGGTCAATGTTGCCGATAAACCTGATCTCTGTGACTTTTATTTAGGCTCCATCGTCAAAAAAGGAAGTCTTAAAATTGCTATTTCCACCAACGGGAAATCGCCGACTATCGCTAAAAGATTAAGAGAAACCTTCACAGAGGTTATCCCTGATGAAATGGATCATGTGTTGGACAATATGCAGCATATCCGTAATCAACTGACCGGAGATTTCAACTATAAAGTGAAAGAGCTCAACAAAATCACGACAGAATACCTGACGGATGGAAAAGTTTCTTCAAAACCGGACAAAGAAATTGAAAAACTGATCAGTATTACTAAAACAGCCCAGAGAAAAGCCAATATCTATCTGGCCATCATAGGTGTTTTACTTCTTTTCGGATTATTTGGACTTGTCGTTTATCAATTTAATCTTTCAGATGATATCCAGTATTTTCTGAACAAAGACGGCCATATTTTTTACTGGATGTTGTTTGCCGGTTTCATGGCAGAAATTGTTGCCGGATCTATGGGAATGGGCTATGGTGTAATCTGTACTACTATCCTTTTACTGCTGAATGTTCCGCCATCTGTTGTGAGTGCAAGCATTCATTCTGCGGAATCTTTTACTACTGCAGCCGGAAGTTTCAGCCATTATAAACTGGGCAATGTCAATAAGAAAATGGTTTGGGTACTGTTCCCTCTGGCTATTGTAGGCTCTATCATAGGTGCTTTAACCTTATCTCACTATGGCGAACACTACGCTCATATTGTAAAACCAATTATTGCCTGCTACACCTTGTATCTTGGAATTAATATTTTACAAAATGCATTTAAAGATAAAAAATCAGGACAAGTAAAAACCAAAAGAAGAACCAATCTCAGCATATTAGGATTGGCTGGAGGCTTTATAGATTCTTTTGCCGGCGGCGGCTGGGGACCTTTGGTAACCGGAACACTGATCAAAGAAGGAAGAATTCCCCGTTATGTCGTGGGAAGCTCTACCGTAGCCAAGTTTCTCCTGACTGTAACAAGTGCGATAACTTTTATTTTCACTATTGGAATCCATCATTGGAATATTGTTTTGGGGCTTTTATTGGGAGGCGTTTTTACCGCTCCTTTTTCAGCGATGCTTACGGCAAAACTTCCGACAAAGAAAATGTTTGTGGTAGTGGGAATAGTAGTGATCATAATGAGTCTGGTGACGATAACAAAATCCTTTTTATCATAA
- a CDS encoding AraC family transcriptional regulator — protein MKRIVNFNSFNVFSIEKEIWDVEYHNHNFYELIIIEHGKGFHHLNNVTFPYKKGDVFILRPSDAHEFTITGTTRFIYIKFTEQYIWQNHLPNQNNELKKMVQLLMEDHSFVYESVIKNKTDRAHLLQLARILLYEFSHKNTYNKEITADLFSSVITILIRNTINNSTAKEWMTQNLSRIEKILYYINVNALDADKMKIGNLAEEFMLSPHYISIYIKKETGFSVQQHVMQHKIKTAEKLLLQSRYNISEIADRLGFNDASHFNKIFKTYKQMSPSEFKKKSISY, from the coding sequence GTGAAACGAATCGTTAATTTTAATTCTTTTAATGTTTTTAGTATTGAAAAGGAAATATGGGATGTTGAGTATCATAATCATAACTTTTATGAACTGATTATCATAGAGCATGGCAAAGGATTTCATCACCTTAACAACGTAACTTTTCCCTATAAAAAAGGAGATGTTTTCATTTTGAGGCCAAGTGATGCCCATGAATTTACCATTACAGGTACAACTCGTTTCATTTATATAAAATTTACTGAACAGTATATCTGGCAGAACCATTTGCCCAACCAAAATAATGAGCTAAAAAAAATGGTTCAGCTTCTGATGGAAGACCATTCTTTTGTCTACGAGTCCGTAATCAAGAATAAAACAGATAGAGCCCATCTGTTACAGCTGGCCCGGATTCTCCTTTATGAATTCAGCCATAAAAATACCTATAATAAGGAGATTACTGCTGATCTTTTTTCATCCGTTATTACGATCCTGATCCGGAATACTATAAATAACAGTACTGCCAAAGAATGGATGACGCAAAATTTGAGCAGAATTGAAAAGATACTGTACTATATCAATGTCAACGCTCTGGATGCTGATAAAATGAAAATCGGGAATCTGGCTGAAGAATTTATGCTTTCGCCCCATTATATCAGCATTTATATCAAAAAGGAGACTGGTTTCTCCGTACAGCAGCATGTCATGCAGCATAAAATAAAAACTGCTGAAAAGCTTTTGCTTCAAAGTCGTTATAATATCAGTGAAATTGCTGATAGGCTGGGCTTCAATGATGCCAGCCACTTCAATAAAATATTCAAAACGTACAAACAAATGTCACCCTCTGAGTTTAAAAAGAAAAGTATATCATATTAA